A region of the Roseiflexus sp. RS-1 genome:
AGAACACATCGCCGGGGTACGCCTCGCGTCCCGGCGGTCGGCGCAGCAACAGCGACACCTGGCGGTAGGCGGTTGCGTGTTTGGAGAGGTCGTCGTAGACGATCAGCGCATCGCGCACCTCGCGACCATCGATCATCACGCCATTTTCCATCACCTCTTCGCCCATCGCGCAACCGGCGTATGGCGCGATATACTGGAGCGCCGCCGACTCCGATGCCGTTGCCGCGACGACGATGGTGTAGTCCAGGGCGCCGTACTTCTCGAGGATATTGATGATCTGCGCGACCTGGGCGCGTTTCTGCCCGATTGCCACATAGATGCAGACCATCCCCTGCCCTTTTTGATTGATGATCGTATCGATCGCCACCGCCGTCTTACCGGTCTGCCGGTCGCCAATGATCAACTCACGCTGACCGCGCCCGATCGGGATCATCGAGTCGATCGCAATAATCCCCGTCTGCACCGGTGTATCGACCGACTTGCGCGTGATGACGCCCGGAGCGATCCGTTCGATCGGGCGATAGGTCGTGGTCTGGATCGGTCCTTTGCCATCGATCGGCTGACCAAGGGCATTGACCACGCGCCCGATCAGCGCCTGACCGACCGGCACCGAAATAACGCGCCCGGTCGAATTAACCTGATCACCCTCCTCGATGCCAAGGTAATCACCGAGGATAATTGCCGAAACCGAATCTTTTTCCAGGTTCAGCGCAATGCCGTACACCGGCTCACTCCGACCGGCTTTAGGCGGGAATTCGAGCAATTCAGACGCCATCGCCTGCTCGAGACCGCTGATCCGCGCCACACCGTCACCCACCTGAATAACGGTGCCGACATTGACCATCTTCGGTTGAAGATCGACACCCTCGCGAATACTTCTCAGCAGGCGCTGATACAATTCTTCGGTCGTTGCAACAGCCATCGTCTTTCCCCTTTTGACGCCGCGACGCTTCCCGTTCAGCCCAGAGGCTAACTGGTCATCATATTCCGCTGGATCGCGGCCATACGCGTTCGCAAACTGGTATCGAGCACCTGATCACCAATCCGAATGATCAACCCGCCGATCAACGATTCATCGACACTGAAGCGCAGTTCGAGGTCAGGACCGTACCGCGCTGTCAGTTGAGCGGTGATGCGTTCACGCTGTTGCGGGTTCAACTCGACGGCGCTGATCACCTCGCCGGTCAGCGGACGGGCGCCGCCGCGGCGCGTCATCTGCTCGAAGGCGGTCACCACGGCTGGCAGGCGGTCGAGATTACCCTCCCTGCCCAGCGCCATGACCAGATTTCTTATTTCACGCGGAGCATCTTCCGGGAGCGCCGCCAGCACCCGTTCCGGCGTCAACTCGCCATTGACGCTGGCAGCGGCGCGCAACGCCTGGAGCGCCGTCCCCGTCAACGAGTCGAACAATGCCCGCGCAATAACCTGAGCCTCAGATGCACTCACGACTCTTCCTCACCTCCGCGCCGGGGCGCCCCGGCATCGCGGTTCAATTGTACTTTCCGAGCTCAGCCAGCGACTCTTCGATCAGGCGGTCGTGGTTGGTCTTCAACTCCTCGCCGAGCACCCGTTCGGCAGTGAGAACCACCAGTTCCGCCATGCGATCCTTGAGTTCGCCGAGCATGCGCAATCGTTCCTGTTCCGCCTGCGCGAGCGCGTCACTCTTGATCTTCTCGGCATCGCGGTGCGCCTGCGCGATAATCTCGGCAGCCTGCGCGCGGGCG
Encoded here:
- the atpH gene encoding ATP synthase F1 subunit delta codes for the protein MSASEAQVIARALFDSLTGTALQALRAAASVNGELTPERVLAALPEDAPREIRNLVMALGREGNLDRLPAVVTAFEQMTRRGGARPLTGEVISAVELNPQQRERITAQLTARYGPDLELRFSVDESLIGGLIIRIGDQVLDTSLRTRMAAIQRNMMTS
- the atpA gene encoding F0F1 ATP synthase subunit alpha; amino-acid sequence: MAVATTEELYQRLLRSIREGVDLQPKMVNVGTVIQVGDGVARISGLEQAMASELLEFPPKAGRSEPVYGIALNLEKDSVSAIILGDYLGIEEGDQVNSTGRVISVPVGQALIGRVVNALGQPIDGKGPIQTTTYRPIERIAPGVITRKSVDTPVQTGIIAIDSMIPIGRGQRELIIGDRQTGKTAVAIDTIINQKGQGMVCIYVAIGQKRAQVAQIINILEKYGALDYTIVVAATASESAALQYIAPYAGCAMGEEVMENGVMIDGREVRDALIVYDDLSKHATAYRQVSLLLRRPPGREAYPGDVFYLHSRLLERAARLNEDYGGGSLTALPIIETQANDVSAYIPTNVISITDGQIYLETDLFNAGIRPALNVGISVSRVGGAAQTRAMRSVSDRLKIDMAQFRDLAAFAQFASDLDATTRAQIERGQRLQEVLKQPQFQPMPLEEQVVILFAGINGYLDDVPINQIGRFKAELFTYMRTAHPEVGKMIYDNRLDRKFPSPEIRSAIENMLKEFKQMSDFSAEQA